GCCCCATTTCCTGCGGTCATCGCCAAACGAGTTGAATTTGGGTGCCAGCGGATCGTCCATATACGCCCACATGGCCATATATTGCACGTTGCCAAGTTTCCCAGTCAGTTTGAAGAACGGATAAGGCGCCGCTACATCTGACAACAACATGGAACGATAGCCGTCGCCAATAAAGGTCTTATCCTGTCCGAGCGTAATATTCAGGTATTTTACCGGCGTATAGGAGATCAGGGCCGTTACATACGACCAGTCTTTCGTATTTTTCCCCGAGCTGCGGTCATAGCCCTGGCCCGGAACCTGCCCCACCTGGTTTATATACGTGTTAAGATATTCGGGGTAAACAGCCTGGTTCTCAAAACCACTGGTATAGAAGTAAAATTTGCCGCCTATGGTACCGCCTGCCTGGTAACCGCGTGTGTTGAGCCAGGTGTTTTTGCTTCCCGAAAAATCTTTACCGATCATAAGGTCGGGCAGGTAGTCTGCAAAAAAGGTATAATCCTTTTCGCGTACATCAAAAAGGTGCTCATTAAATAACTTGCGGTGTGCCCAGCTATGTTTACCGCTATCAACCCCCAAACCCATCAACGCATCATAATGCTGTTTGACCAGGCTGTCATCTATAAAAAATGGCTTCAGCGATGTATGCGCACGCGATTGCGTGTTATAAATATCCGGATTGAGCTTTTGATAGAACTGGTATGAGTAAGGCTGATATTCAGACTGCGCACTGGCCACTGTCGAAAACAGCACCAGCAACAAAATAGGGGTAAATAATTTTTTCATATAGGTATCTCTTAGTTTTATTAAAACCTTACTTATTCAAAATAGTTTAGGGTCTTAAAACCCCCTCTTCTTAAATAATCATCTTTTTTGACCTCCTGAAGATCAGCACAGATCATATCCTTTACAAGCGCCTCCAGGTCATATTTTGGCACCCATCCCAGTTTTTCGCGGGCTTTTGTCGCATCGCCTATCAACAGTTCAACTTCCGTGGGCCTGAAATATTTCGGATCTACTTTTACTACCGTCTGGCCAAATCTTAATGCGTCGGCATTTAAGCCCAGTTCGGTTACTTTATCCTGGTCTATATCGATGATAACGCCCTTTTCGCGCTCATCTTTACCGCTAAACTCTATTTCTATCCCTAATTCGGCAAATGACAATCTTATGAAATCGCGCACGGTTGTTGTTATGCCGGTAGCTATCACAAAATCCTCGGCTTTATCCTGTTGCAGCATCAGCCACATGGCTTCAATGTAATCCTTGGCGTGGCCCCAATCGCGTTTGGCTAATAAGTTACCCACGTACAGGCAGTTTTGCAGCCCGAGGGCGATCTTCGATGCCGCCCGCGTTATCTTACGGGTTACGAACGTTTCTCCCCGTATCGGGCTTTCATGGTTGAACAGGATACCATTGCAGGCGTACATGTTATAAGCTTCGCGGTAATTCACAATTATCCAATAGCCATACAGTTTTGCTACCGCGTAAGGCGATCGCGGGTAAAACGGCGTGGTTTCGTTTTGCGGAACGGCCTGCACCAACCCATAAAGTTCGGACGTTGAAGCCTGGTAGATGCGGGTCTTTTCTGTCATCCCAAGCAAGCGGACTGCTTCGAGCAGGCGCAATACGCCCACGCCATCAGCATTTGCGGTATATTCAGGAGTTTCGAAACTCACTTTAACATGGCTCTGCGCTGCAAGATTGTATATCTCATCGGGCTGCACCTCCTGCACCAGCCTGATCAGGTTGGTAGAGTCGGTCATATCCCCATAATAAAGCTTAAATTTTACGCCTGTTTCGTGCGGGTCGCGGTATAAGTGGTCGATGCGATCGGTGTTGAATAGCGATGAGCGCCTTTTGACACCGTGCACTTCGTACCCTTTTTTAAGCAGAAACTCAGCCAAATATGCCCCGTCCTGCCCGGTAATTCCGGTGATCAACGCCTTTTTCATGGGATAAGTAAACGCATTTACAATACAATATTATCCAATTTAATTGTAAATGTTGCTATGTAATCAATCGCGACATATTTATAACCTCAAAGTAAAACTCTCTGCAGGCCGGCGGATTTATGCCAATTGAACAGTAGTTTCGGGTTATAATCAGGCAACGCTATCATGAAACACACCAAATGGTTTGACAGGAAGTTCGATTTCAGTACTGAACAAAACATTTTCCCTTCAATTATCGAACGTCTTAAAGGAACCCCTGCGCGGCTCGAAGAGAAGATGAGGACAGTTCCGGTTGCAATTTTAAACCTTAAGCCCGAAGGTGCCTGGTCCATAAAAGAAAATATCGGTCACCTGACCGACCTCGAGCCGCTTTGGCAGGGACGGCTGGAAGACATTATAAATGGCGAAGAAGAATTGCGCCCCACCGACCTGGCAAACCGGAAGACGGATGAGGCTAATCACAACGCGAAATCTCTGGATGAGCTATTGAACGATTTCAGGCAAATTAGAGCACAAACGGTATCGATGCTTGAAAATCTGGATGAACAAACCATCTTCAAATCAGCGTTGCATCCCCGGTTAAAAACGCCTATGCGTACGATGGATCTTTTCTTGTTTGTCGCCGACCATGACGATCATCATATGGCGGGGATAACAGAGTTGACGAGGTAAATCGGGGAGGTCAGCTATCAGGACGCAAGGATCAAAAGTTATTCAACGAAGCTATTGCCTCAGCAGGTGTAAGTACAGAAATAATACTTTTCTTAAAGTCTCGTGAGTTGCGGGTAACGATAAAATCAATTTCAGGCAGGCTTAATGCACTGTAATATTGAATAGCGTCCTCGTAATCTTTAAAGTCGGTCTTTAAGGATTTCCTGATAATATCATTGGTTACATCGACTATTTCGGTCATCCCTGATAGTTCCTCTAACAACTTTATCGTTACATCACGGGTCAAAGATTGCCGAAGGATATAGTAAATATTGTTGTAGGAAACAGCAGAAATGTGAACTTTAACCTTTTGGTTGATAGCCAGGTCAAACAATCTCGCGGCATCAATTGAGAACGGGCGCCGGTCCGCCAAAAAATCGATTACGACATTTGTGTCAATAAATATGTTCTTCATATTTATTTATTGGTGCTCTTTAGTTATAGCTTTTCCAAGTTCTGTTTTATAGTCGTAGTCCCCGGGCAATTTGATCACACCCATCATCCTGCTCACCTTCTCGGATATAATAATTTCCTTGTCTGCTTGTGCAGTTATCGATTTCAAATAATTTTCTACTATATTGGATAAACTCTCTCCCTTTTTCCGCGCGTAAGCTTTTGCCGAATCAATTACGTGGTCCTCTATAGTCAATGTTAATTTAGTCGTCATAACACGTGTAAATTGAATTATAAAGATACGTGTATTTTACTTGTTATTAAAATTTTGGTTAGAAAGAGCTTCTCCTGACTCCTGAGAAGACTTCGTGAACGGTCCAGCAAATGGAAACCATAGGCTAAGGTTTTATATCATTCACCGCCTCTTCCAATTCCCGGTACCAGTCCGGACCGTATTTGCGTATCAACGGCTCTTTCAGGAATTCGTGCACATGAACTTTTAATTCATTGCCAAATGCGCAGGCCGGGCTGCAAATGTTCCAGCGGTCGTAGTTCAATACATCAAACTCGGGGTATTTCGTAATGCGGATGGGGTAAAGGTGACACGAGATCGGCTTTTTCCAGTTGATAACACCATATTCATAAGCTTTCTCGATAGCGCACTTGGTTATCCCGTTTTCCCAGGTCACATAGGCGCACTCCTTATTAGTATCCACGCAGGGGGTAGTATAGTCTCCTTCAAAATCGGTAACATAAGTGCCGTTTTCCTCTATCGTGCGGATACCCTTAGCAGTCATAAAAGGCTTTACTTTTGGGTATATTTCATCAAGTATGGCCAGTTCATCATGATTGAGGGGTGCACCCGAATCGCCCTCAAGGCAGCAGGCGCCCTTGCATTTCTTCAGGTTGCACACAAAATTTTCTTTCACCACATCTTCATGCACCAATACACTGCCTATTTCTATCATATTAGTCTGAACTATAAAATTAAAGGTCCGTCCTGAACTCAATCAACCCAATCCAACTCATTCAACCGGATCAACTAATCGGCATCTTTACTCACCGGATTCAACGGGTACTTCAAACCGGTTGCCGATGTCAGGTCCATCGTCAGGCTGCCCACTATGAGTTCAACATGTGCTTTTACCGGTATCCGGTTACCGTCGTCCGTTATCCAAAGATACAGTTTGCTGTCTTTCCTGAAAATACGCCCGGGTATAATGGTGGGGTTAAACTTAAGGCAATTGAACGTACCCATGCTGCATTTTACTTTTTCCTTACCCATATAGGTGATGGTTAGGGTATGCACGCCATCTTCCAAAAAATACTGTATAT
Above is a window of Mucilaginibacter ginsenosidivorans DNA encoding:
- the gmd gene encoding GDP-mannose 4,6-dehydratase; the protein is MKKALITGITGQDGAYLAEFLLKKGYEVHGVKRRSSLFNTDRIDHLYRDPHETGVKFKLYYGDMTDSTNLIRLVQEVQPDEIYNLAAQSHVKVSFETPEYTANADGVGVLRLLEAVRLLGMTEKTRIYQASTSELYGLVQAVPQNETTPFYPRSPYAVAKLYGYWIIVNYREAYNMYACNGILFNHESPIRGETFVTRKITRAASKIALGLQNCLYVGNLLAKRDWGHAKDYIEAMWLMLQQDKAEDFVIATGITTTVRDFIRLSFAELGIEIEFSGKDEREKGVIIDIDQDKVTELGLNADALRFGQTVVKVDPKYFRPTEVELLIGDATKAREKLGWVPKYDLEALVKDMICADLQEVKKDDYLRRGGFKTLNYFE
- a CDS encoding DinB family protein, which encodes MKHTKWFDRKFDFSTEQNIFPSIIERLKGTPARLEEKMRTVPVAILNLKPEGAWSIKENIGHLTDLEPLWQGRLEDIINGEEELRPTDLANRKTDEANHNAKSLDELLNDFRQIRAQTVSMLENLDEQTIFKSALHPRLKTPMRTMDLFLFVADHDDHHMAGITELTR
- a CDS encoding type II toxin-antitoxin system VapC family toxin, with translation MKNIFIDTNVVIDFLADRRPFSIDAARLFDLAINQKVKVHISAVSYNNIYYILRQSLTRDVTIKLLEELSGMTEIVDVTNDIIRKSLKTDFKDYEDAIQYYSALSLPEIDFIVTRNSRDFKKSIISVLTPAEAIASLNNF
- a CDS encoding DUF6364 family protein, which codes for MTTKLTLTIEDHVIDSAKAYARKKGESLSNIVENYLKSITAQADKEIIISEKVSRMMGVIKLPGDYDYKTELGKAITKEHQ
- a CDS encoding DUF3109 family protein, whose amino-acid sequence is MIEIGSVLVHEDVVKENFVCNLKKCKGACCLEGDSGAPLNHDELAILDEIYPKVKPFMTAKGIRTIEENGTYVTDFEGDYTTPCVDTNKECAYVTWENGITKCAIEKAYEYGVINWKKPISCHLYPIRITKYPEFDVLNYDRWNICSPACAFGNELKVHVHEFLKEPLIRKYGPDWYRELEEAVNDIKP